CCGAGCAGCAGGCGGTTCGGCAGGCGAAAGGCGCGCAGGCGTCCCTGAGCGGAGCTGTGCACGGGCGAGAGGGCGGGCAGGAAACCGCAGAGGCCGGCGGCGAGGCGGCCCCAGAAGAGGCAGTCGTGGTGGTCCTGGATGTAGAGCAGGTCCGGCTGCCGCTTGCGCAGCAGGCGCAGGAGGGCGAGGAGGGCGGCCGGGGAGCGCGTATCGCGGAGGTCGCAGACCGTGGCCGGCAGCCCGTTGGCGAGGAGCTCCTCACCCACTGCGCCCGGCCGCTTCAGGAAGCAGAGCTCGACGCGGCAGCCATCGGCGGCGAGGGCGGTCAGGAGGCTCGCCAGCACGCGCTCGCCGCCGCCGAGCGCCAGCGTCGAGGCGAGGACGAGCAGGCGCCGGAGCGGAGGCTCAGGCCGGCGGCTCGTAGGGTCGCTCGCGAAGTTCAGCGGGACAGCCGAGGGCGTAGATGGACCTCCCCACGCGGGCCGGGTTGCCGTAGACCACCATTTCCGCCGGCACGTCGCGCGTGACCACGGCGCCGCTGCCCACGAGGGCGCGCGCGCCGATCCGCACCATCGGCAGGATGGTGACGTTGACGCCGATCTGGGCGCCCGCCTCGATGACGGGGCCCCGCATGCACTCCGCCGACTGGGGGCAGCCGGGGTGGGGATCGTTGGCGATCGTCACGCCCGGCGCCAGGAAGACGCCGTCCTGGATTTCCGTGTACTGCGCGATGTAGCAGTTGCTGTGGATCTTGACGCCGCTGCCGATCCGGCAACCGTAGTCGATCACCGTGTTGTTCCAGATCGCGCAGTGATCGCCGATCGTATTCTGCTCGCGGATGACGACGTTGTGGCCGGTCTCCAAGCCGGCGCCCAAGGTGCTGCCCTGGTAGATCACGGTACCCGTGCGCAGGTAGGCTTCGGGCCCGATCACCAGTTCGAGCGGGACGTTGCGGCGGCCGGTGCGATAGCCGAGCAGGACGTGCGGGTCGATGTGCCGCGGCATCCCCAGGCGCACGTGTCCCGGTACGATCAGCGGATCCGACATCGTTGGCTCCCCCGTCTAGAAGGCGCGGCTGAGATTGTACTCGATTTCGACGCTGCGTCCACCCTCGCGCATCGAAAGGCAGGCCGCCTCGAGGGCGCAGACGACGTGGTGGCCGTGCTCGAGGCCGGAGCGGCAGGGCACACCCTGGCGGATGCACTCGAGGAAGTGCGCGGTTTCCACCTTGAGCGGCTCGCCATCGTCGAGCTTGGGGATGTGGATGTCGCCGAAGCGGTAGGCCAGCTGGAACTCGCCGAAAGTGTCGTAGTGGCGGTGCACGTCGACGCCCTTGTCGTAGACGCGGATCTTCTCCACGTTGGACGTGTCGTCGTAGACCAGCATCTTCTTGGAGCCCACCACCGTCGTGCGGCGGATCTTGTTGGGGTCGAGCCAACTGACGTGGATGTTCGCGAGCCGCCCGCCCGGGAAAGTGTAGGCAAGAAAGGCGACATCCTCGATCCCGGGCTGGATGTAGCTGTGACCGACACCCTGCACGCGCTCCGGCTCGGCGTCGAGGAGGAAGGTGAAGATCGACAAGTCGTGCGGCGCGAGGTCCCAGACGACGTTGATGTCGTCCTGGAAGAGCCCCAGGTTCACGCGCGTCGTACTCACGTAGTAGACTTCACCCAGCTCGCCCGAGTCGAGGAGCTCCTTGATCTTCAGCACGGCCGGCGAATAGATGAAGGTGTGGCCGACCATGCCGACGAGACTCTTCTCTCGCGCCAGCCTGACGAGCTGCAGGCTGTCCTCGGCGCTGCTGCTGAGCGGCTTCTCCACGAAGACGTGCTTGCCGGCGCTCAATGCTTCGCGGGCCAGCTTCGCGTGGCTGCTCACAGGGGTTGCGATGACGATGGCGTCGATCGCCGGATCGTCCATCAGCACGCGGTAGTCCTGCGTCGTTTCCAGGAAGGGATAGAGCTTCTCCATGTGCTGGAGCCGCTCCCGGGAGAGGTCGCTGACCCGGGTGACCCGGGCGCCCGGCAGGTTGACGAAGTTCCGCACGAGGTTGGGGCCCCAGTAGCCGGTCCCGATGACGCCCAAGGTGATCATATTCTAGCCTCCATCGCGACCCGCTCGGTGCCGGAGCCGGGGGCTCCCCGCCGCAGGGCGGTCATGCCGTGGGCATGTAGCAAGATCGGCGCTCAATAGCCGCCGACGCCGAAGAGCACGACGGGAATCGTCCTGAGCAGGATCTTGAGGTCGAGCAGGAACGACCAGTGTTCCATGTAGTGGATGTCGAGCATGACCATCTCGTCGAAGGGCACCTGGCTGCGTCCGCTCACCTGCCAGAGCCCGGTGATGCCCGGCTTGGCCTGCAGGCGCTGCTTGTGCCAGTCCTGGTAGTGCTCGACCTCGTACTCGATCGGGGGGCGCGGCCCGACGAGGCTCATGTCGCCGCGCAACACGTTGAACAGCTGCGGCAGCTCGTCCAGACTGCTCTTGCGCAGAAAACGACCGATCGGCGTCACGCGCGGATCGGCGGTCAGCTTGAAGGCCCGGCCGCCATCCCGCTGGGCCCAGCCATTGATCAAGCGTTCGGAGTAGGCGCGGTGGATGGAATCGTCGCTGCGGTGCGCCATCGTCCGGAACTTGTAGAAATCGAAGCGTCGCCCATCGGCCCCCACGCGTCGCTGCACGTAGATCGCCGGCCCCCGCGAACTCAGGCGGATGGCGAGGTAGAGGCCCAAGAAGAGCGGCGCGAGGACCGCAATACCCAGGCCCGCGGCTACCATGTCGAAGGCCCGCTTGGCGAAACTACCGCGCTCGTAGGCACTGGCGCTGGCTATGGGCAAAACCAGAGTCAACTGGGGCGGGAGGCCCACTCCGTAGGCTTCCGCCGCGGAGGTGACCACCATCGAAGTCTTCTTCAAGCTCGAACTCCTCGATGAGCAGCTGAGATGC
Above is a window of bacterium DNA encoding:
- a CDS encoding N-acetyltransferase, with the protein product MPRHIDPHVLLGYRTGRRNVPLELVIGPEAYLRTGTVIYQGSTLGAGLETGHNVVIREQNTIGDHCAIWNNTVIDYGCRIGSGVKIHSNCYIAQYTEIQDGVFLAPGVTIANDPHPGCPQSAECMRGPVIEAGAQIGVNVTILPMVRIGARALVGSGAVVTRDVPAEMVVYGNPARVGRSIYALGCPAELRERPYEPPA
- a CDS encoding Gfo/Idh/MocA family oxidoreductase, coding for MITLGVIGTGYWGPNLVRNFVNLPGARVTRVSDLSRERLQHMEKLYPFLETTQDYRVLMDDPAIDAIVIATPVSSHAKLAREALSAGKHVFVEKPLSSSAEDSLQLVRLAREKSLVGMVGHTFIYSPAVLKIKELLDSGELGEVYYVSTTRVNLGLFQDDINVVWDLAPHDLSIFTFLLDAEPERVQGVGHSYIQPGIEDVAFLAYTFPGGRLANIHVSWLDPNKIRRTTVVGSKKMLVYDDTSNVEKIRVYDKGVDVHRHYDTFGEFQLAYRFGDIHIPKLDDGEPLKVETAHFLECIRQGVPCRSGLEHGHHVVCALEAACLSMREGGRSVEIEYNLSRAF
- a CDS encoding sugar transferase, whose product is MKKTSMVVTSAAEAYGVGLPPQLTLVLPIASASAYERGSFAKRAFDMVAAGLGIAVLAPLFLGLYLAIRLSSRGPAIYVQRRVGADGRRFDFYKFRTMAHRSDDSIHRAYSERLINGWAQRDGGRAFKLTADPRVTPIGRFLRKSSLDELPQLFNVLRGDMSLVGPRPPIEYEVEHYQDWHKQRLQAKPGITGLWQVSGRSQVPFDEMVMLDIHYMEHWSFLLDLKILLRTIPVVLFGVGGY